Proteins from a single region of Nitrospira sp.:
- a CDS encoding patatin-like phospholipase family protein → MTRTLSLSLSLGYLLALSGCFAKIHQLPAHTDQHQPVFAPLPDRDTVVGLAVSGGGSRAATFAAGTLEALANVRFMEAGQERSVLEAVTHMSSVSGGSLATAYYAVKKPAKTEPMFAGQQLSPAYQQFFARFKDDMQKNFQIRALGRQVLNFRVANPTKFAHSFADVWDANFFDEITFAGLYERTRHGDAPQIMLNGTMYNSGRRLVLTTLAPANFAYDFTAELRAKLIAKGLQFTPEGKASFDRSVDRAKNQFLPLTVEDLGGDHRTLPVSLAVATSASFPPVVGPVTYQTAGSSSYTHVGDGGLFDNLGTESLTTLFLNKLNPAHPQTRRGLILVIDTSYPFDEGAADLGRSEKGFEVFIEDPSRIVGIMEERANAYQAMLWHSLRTEGVLLPDYNQLKLIILRHTDAEWAQDDPIPAGCPSGLTPEDVKRVIRQIPTLFKIDEDCHAPLLFAAAKKVVEKQQGRIVTFLQAAPAH, encoded by the coding sequence ATGACACGCACACTCTCACTCAGCCTGAGCCTGGGATACCTTCTCGCTCTCAGCGGGTGTTTTGCCAAGATCCACCAGCTCCCCGCTCATACCGACCAGCACCAGCCGGTCTTTGCCCCGTTGCCCGATCGAGACACAGTGGTCGGCCTCGCCGTATCAGGCGGCGGGAGCCGCGCCGCAACCTTCGCTGCCGGCACGCTGGAAGCCCTCGCGAATGTCCGCTTCATGGAGGCCGGACAGGAACGCAGCGTCCTGGAAGCGGTCACCCATATGTCCAGCGTCTCGGGCGGGAGTCTGGCGACGGCCTACTACGCCGTCAAGAAACCGGCAAAGACGGAGCCTATGTTTGCCGGCCAACAACTGTCTCCCGCGTATCAGCAGTTTTTCGCCCGCTTCAAAGATGACATGCAGAAGAACTTTCAGATCCGGGCACTGGGGCGTCAGGTGCTGAACTTCCGGGTGGCCAACCCCACCAAGTTCGCGCATTCGTTCGCCGATGTCTGGGATGCCAACTTTTTCGACGAGATCACCTTTGCCGGATTGTATGAGCGAACCAGACATGGAGATGCGCCGCAGATCATGCTGAACGGCACGATGTACAACTCAGGCCGTCGGCTCGTGCTGACCACGCTGGCCCCGGCGAACTTTGCCTACGATTTCACCGCAGAGTTGCGCGCCAAGCTGATCGCCAAGGGCCTCCAATTCACCCCGGAAGGCAAGGCCAGCTTCGACCGCAGCGTGGATCGGGCCAAGAACCAGTTCCTCCCGTTAACCGTGGAAGACCTCGGCGGTGATCACCGCACGCTGCCGGTGTCGCTCGCCGTGGCCACCTCCGCCTCATTTCCACCGGTGGTCGGACCGGTGACCTATCAGACAGCGGGATCCTCATCCTATACCCACGTCGGCGACGGCGGGCTCTTCGATAATCTCGGCACGGAATCACTGACCACCCTTTTCCTGAACAAGTTGAATCCGGCTCACCCGCAAACACGACGCGGGCTGATCCTCGTCATCGACACCTCCTATCCCTTCGATGAGGGGGCGGCCGACCTCGGTAGAAGCGAGAAAGGGTTTGAGGTTTTTATCGAGGATCCTTCCCGGATTGTCGGCATCATGGAAGAACGGGCCAACGCCTATCAGGCAATGCTCTGGCACAGCCTCCGAACCGAAGGCGTCCTGCTCCCCGACTACAATCAGCTCAAACTCATCATCCTCCGGCATACCGACGCCGAGTGGGCTCAAGACGATCCGATCCCCGCCGGATGCCCTTCGGGGCTCACCCCGGAGGACGTGAAGC